GCAGGAGTATTAAAAGGCCTTCGACGCGATCTCTACATAGAGCTACCTGATTCCCTTAAGAATTTAGAGGTAGGCTGGAGGGAATTTATTGACAGAGCTGAGGATACCGAGTGGTTGGTGGATATACTCAACGGTAGTTCCTTTAAATCAAAATACGAGATTCATCGCCGTATTGGCAAATATGGATTAGTCAATGATCGTGAAGATTTCGTAATCGTATATGTGGACGGCGCGTGCCCTGGGAATGGTCGACAAAACGCTAAAGGCGGAATTGGCGTATGGTTTAACCACGACCATGATTGGTAACTATTACTATTCATACATCTGTTTGTTAGATAACTTCATTCTATAGTGTTTAATTAGGAATATGGCAAAACCGGTGCAACGATCAAATGAAGGTACTCCACCAACCAATCAAATTGCGGAGATTGAAGCGGCTATCGCGGCCTTGCAAATTGCAAAAAAGAAAGGTTCGTAACTGGCGCGTTTTACTAACACGCTACGTGTTGGATGATGTAACAGTGCAGTAAAATTATATCGTTTTACAGGAATAAAACGTGTAGCTATCTACACTGACAGCGACTTCTTAATAATGTCTATGgacaaatatatatttaagTGGCTAAGGAATGACTGGCTTAAAGTTAATGGCGACACGGTGGTGCATAGGCAAAGATTCAGAAAGTTACTTCGCTTAATGGAAGATTTAACAGTTAAATGGGTAAGGTTGTTATTGTAATCTCTTAAACGATGTTATTAATGTATAATCATGTAATTCTTTAGGTCTTCGTGAGGGCTCATCAAGGTGAGGAGGGAAACGATGAGGCCGACCGTTTAGCCAAGCTTGGTGCGGATTATTattgaaggaaaaaataaaaatcaagtgGTTTTGGAGTTGATAATTATCTAATGACATTGCCAAAAGtcctattattattcttttcctgtcgttttttaaccttttcttATTACTTACACCAAATGGTTGATCTGTTCGATTTGCTGAAATCATTTTGCTATCGTAATAAATGACAGACGTAGACctactttttaaattggaatAAGTTCTTGCACCCATATGCCGTCGTTAAAAAAGATTCTCTCGTTAATTTTGAATCTTCACCTAAACTACGTCTCGTCTGTCCTAAAAAATCTTGTCTGCAAGTGATCCCAGTTTACAGACGTTTCAGCACCTGGGCATAATAAACAATATCAATGTCttccaaaacagaaaaacagaaaaacaaacaaattttggtaGAACCCATGTGCCATGTGCCAGTGTTGAGTGTTCTAGATTCAactgtgtttgtgtttgtgtttttttttttttaaattaaattgcatGAGGTTGAActagaattattattattagttggGAATTCTTCCCAAGTGTAGattcttttgtaaaataagTGATATTGAAGTAGTTTCGAGGCACTGTTTAATTTAACTTTTGCATGTCATCATATTGTGTGATATAAGACATCTGTCCTGTGTTTACTTCTTACTTGTCGCACAAGTCCTGGTGTTGGTGTCGCGTTTTGATGTCAGCTGGGGTCGTTACCGACTTCCCAACTAGATTCTTTGCCATTTGCAATCGGAATTAGTTTATAGGTATTAGTTTATAGGTAAGTCAACGTTTACTAGACATTTCCATGTAAACTTTCGCTCTACCACAAATGTCGCACTGCCCAATGTCGGATGTTACGTTATTTGCTTCTGTGTTTGtacttcttgtttttttttcagtcgagTTTTACGGTGCAAATTTAGCCAcggtttgattttgaaaagtgATGAGGTATTTCCACGCCATTAGAGACCAAGCTTAATCGAAAGTGAACAATTCTAACTTCTAAGGCATGTAAGTTAATCGTtggattttcgaattttcgaaagatccattttttaatctactttattaatttattttgtgaaaaCATGCCGAAGATCTTTTGCCTTTCTCCACGTGATCGCTGCCGTGTCATGAAGATGCTTCTTTGAGAGGGTCTCTACTATATTGCAAGACAAAAATGTGATGAGAACAGGAAATCTGAGTTGGTTATAATTTACTTTTAATAAGATAAATCAAGTAGGTTAGTTTATTGCTTACATTTTAGTCTACGTATGTGTGCTAAAGAGTCGTACACTCGTACGTTCCTTAAgaatgtttaaaataaaatttaggtatattttcaacatgttcAAACTGATGCAGTGAttatttatcatttttaattaccaTTTCAGAGTTCAAGCTGCAGACGTGCcggccagtttgcatgtccttcaCGCTTGAAGGTCACGGTGAACATAACgtgtaaaactgtcaatgccgtggtgtagaggttgggtgagaaaggtacgtgtttcatcattatcaagcaggtataaTAGCCGCAAAGTTCAGCCAtttgatattcattttgatattggtttttgtagacccatccccagcaacgccaacctaaagaaggaaaggccagtttgcatttccttcatgctcgaaggtcacggagattcattacgtaaaacgtatCATACGACGGcggagaggttgggtgagaaaggtacgtgtttcatcattatcaaacaGGTACAATacccgcaaggcttaagaggtgagggtgataataaaatcgtataaaaaggagagagaaaagaccagagacatcagtcgagtgagcatctccgacacggcaacaactgcagcacacaatttgtcaccaactgcctTCTTCATCGTATTGCCAGTTTGCatccatgggtaaatattctgtctcTACATGGAGTTTTCTATTAATGacaattattttctgtttgttaatatgtaaatattattgaatatttatgttttaatttgtttactgTCTAGTTAATAAGGCGTCgtatgctgttgggtgttgtatcgttgattggtgggtcgaccactggtgtactgatgtctcctgggtatggcggataccaaaccgcaacaccgccgccttactacccAAAAGCAacttacgcaacgaccagttcCTGCACCGAGGtcttcaagtactacaccactaaagcaccggagttttataccacaacttacgctgccccgagccactacactgacgccctgaagtattactctgccccgagttactaccCCACCAAGGCGACGGAGCACGACTACTTATGCTGCCccatcctactacaccgaggctcccaagtgtAACTCTGTTCTCAGCTACTTATTGCACCGATTTTCCTAAAAACTACTCTATTGCCAgctgctacaccgaggctcccgctgattactccaccaaaacggtcgactactacaccgaagcagcaaagtactactctgccccgatctacacaaccacaactgaggTGGCCAAGTATTACGCTGTCCCGACTTACTACATAGAAGTTGCTCTTTCGTACTACGttaaacagaaatactacACTAATGCTCTAGTTCACTACACCACGACCTACGCTACACCGCAGCcccaaagtactacaccgaagaagcCGCCTATTACACAACAACGTATAATGcctagtttactacaccaaggctccaAAGTACTACATCACGAAGGCACCTGAATTCTACACATCTATGTATGCTGCCCctgcctactacaccgaggccccgcATTACTACAACACTGAAGCgctcaagtactacactacaacctacgctgccccgagctactacacctacGTCCCGAAGTATTACTGTGCGTAAAAGgagtcgtaaaaaaaaaagaagtcgtgCCCGAACTGCAGTGCCCCATCTGTCACCATTGCATTCCTCATCTTGTAACCGATTCGCCattatgggtaaatattcttatttttacatgagttttgtatcaattctgttttttttttctatttgttaatatgcctgttattatttaagattaatgtttaaatttatttaccgTTTAGACatctatggcgtcgtgctccTGTTGGGTCGAACGCTAGTGTAGCGATGTCTCCTTgttaagggggaaatcaaaccgcaacgccgccgccttccCACACAACTTACGCAATGACCAGTTCCTGCACCGAGGtcttcaagtactacaccactaaagcaCCGGAGTTTTATACCACAACTTATGCTGCCCCGAGGCACTACACTGAAGccctgaagtattactctgccctgaGTTACTACACAATCTAGGCGATGGAGTGCTACatgactacgtatgctgcccatcctactacaccgaggcatccaagtattactctgttcTCATATTTTTACTGCGCCTATTTTCCTAAGTACTTCTCTGTTCCCAGgtgctacaccgaggctcccgatGATTACTCCACCGAAGCGGCAAAGTACTTCTCTGCCCTGATctacacaaccacaactgaggcggTCAAGTATTACGCAGTCCCGAGTTGCTACCCAAAAGCTTTCGTGCTACGTTGAACagaaatactacactgatgctccagtctactacaccacgacctacgctacacctagctacaACACGGcagctcccaagtactacaccgaagaagcCGCCTATTACACAACTACCTACGCTGCCTAGTTTACTACATCGAGGAATGTAAGTATTACCCTGCTCCAAACTACTACCAAACTGAGGTTCATATTTATTGCAATTCTCCCGATTATGTCACCACTACGCACGCTGCTCCGACCTTTACACCGAATTTATGAAGTATTTCTCTGGATGTGTTGAAAGATTGCTGGAATACAAAATTGATTGA
Above is a genomic segment from Daphnia pulicaria isolate SC F1-1A chromosome 8, SC_F0-13Bv2, whole genome shotgun sequence containing:
- the LOC124311360 gene encoding ribonuclease H1-like, whose translation is MNLQWIQNPNERVRDFVRYIEQNFGKNQRLIDNRRNVFYPRSIAGVLKGLRRDLYIELPDSLKNLEVGWREFIDRAEDTEWLVDILNGSSFKSKYEIHRRIGKYGLVNDREDFVIVYVDGACPGNGRQNAKGGIGVWFNHDHDWNMAKPVQRSNEGTPPTNQIAEIEAAIAALQIAKKKGIKRVAIYTDSDFLIMSMDKYIFKWLRNDWLKVNGDTVVHRQRFRKLLRLMEDLTVKWVFVRAHQGEEGNDEADRLAKLGADYY